In the genome of Myxococcus stipitatus, one region contains:
- a CDS encoding zinc-dependent alcohol dehydrogenase produces MKAVVFHGIGDIRLDDVAEPRLEQPTDAVVRLTASAICGTDLHMIRGTMPGMKPGTILGHEGVGYIEALGDDVRNFSLGDRVVIPSTIACGNCVYCRAGYHSQCNEANPNGPAAGTAFYGGPAQTGPFHGMQAEKVRVPFANAGLVKVPDGVSDEQAILISDIFPTGYFGAELAEIKPGDTVAVFGCGPVGLFAIVSARLLGAGRVFAVDCHEDRLDLARAQGAEVIHFDREDPVKTLLRLTKGIGVDRAIDAVGVDAEHAHAGPASKRTGTERAEDKREVKEAAPRTHPSGANWVPGDAPAQVLTWAVEALAKAGTLSIIGVYPAQVHTFPIGQAMNKNLTMNMGNCNHRKYIPRLLELVRAGVVDPTAILSHVEPMGSALDAYRNFDLRKPGWVKVELEPSQLQ; encoded by the coding sequence ATGAAGGCGGTCGTCTTCCATGGGATTGGAGACATCCGGCTCGACGACGTGGCGGAGCCACGCCTCGAGCAGCCGACGGACGCGGTCGTCAGGCTGACGGCCAGCGCCATCTGCGGCACGGACCTGCACATGATTCGAGGAACGATGCCGGGGATGAAGCCCGGCACCATCCTGGGTCACGAGGGCGTGGGCTACATCGAGGCGCTGGGCGACGACGTGCGCAACTTCAGCCTGGGTGACCGCGTCGTCATCCCCTCCACCATCGCCTGCGGCAACTGCGTCTACTGCCGCGCGGGCTACCATTCGCAGTGCAACGAGGCGAACCCCAACGGCCCCGCCGCGGGCACGGCCTTCTACGGAGGCCCCGCGCAGACGGGCCCCTTCCACGGCATGCAGGCGGAGAAGGTGCGGGTGCCCTTCGCGAACGCGGGGCTGGTGAAGGTGCCCGACGGCGTGAGCGACGAGCAGGCCATCCTCATCTCCGACATCTTCCCCACCGGCTACTTCGGCGCGGAGCTGGCGGAAATCAAACCCGGCGACACCGTGGCCGTGTTCGGCTGCGGCCCGGTGGGGCTGTTCGCCATCGTCAGCGCCCGGCTGCTGGGGGCCGGCCGCGTCTTCGCCGTCGACTGCCACGAGGACCGGCTGGACCTGGCGCGCGCCCAGGGCGCGGAGGTCATCCACTTCGACCGGGAGGACCCGGTGAAGACGCTGCTGCGCCTGACGAAGGGCATCGGCGTGGACCGGGCCATCGACGCGGTGGGCGTGGACGCCGAGCACGCCCACGCGGGCCCCGCCTCCAAGCGCACCGGCACCGAGCGCGCGGAGGACAAGCGCGAGGTGAAGGAGGCCGCGCCACGCACCCACCCCAGCGGCGCCAACTGGGTGCCCGGGGACGCGCCCGCGCAGGTGCTGACGTGGGCGGTGGAGGCGCTGGCCAAGGCGGGGACCCTGTCCATCATCGGCGTCTACCCGGCCCAGGTGCACACCTTCCCCATCGGCCAGGCGATGAACAAGAACCTCACGATGAACATGGGCAACTGCAACCACCGCAAGTACATCCCCCGGCTGCTGGAGCTGGTGCGCGCGGGGGTGGTGGACCCCACGGCCATCCTCTCGCACGTGGAGCCCATGGGCAGCGCGCTGGACGCCTACCGCAACTTCGACCTGCGCAAGCCGGGCTGGGTAAAGGTGGAGCTGGAGCCCTCGCAGCTCCAGTGA
- a CDS encoding SDR family oxidoreductase, whose protein sequence is MKLTGKAVLVTGASRGLGRALMEHFARRGAKVVGVARHTADMEEAVEPLRAEGLPVHALAYDVGDKESIYRMVGVATSLVGPLDVLVNNASVLGPTPLPLLLDTACEDLHRVLEVNLVGPFRLTKAVVGNMLVRGGGLVLNISSDAAVAAYPRWGAYSVSKSALEHLGRIWAAELEGTDVRFLSVDPGEMDTRMHAEAMPEADCATLARPEDVASRIIAMVEHRVETLPSGSHVVAQRLEAA, encoded by the coding sequence ATGAAGCTGACCGGAAAGGCGGTGCTCGTCACCGGGGCGAGCCGAGGGCTGGGGCGCGCGCTCATGGAGCACTTCGCCAGGCGAGGCGCGAAGGTGGTGGGCGTGGCCCGGCACACCGCGGACATGGAGGAGGCGGTGGAGCCGCTTCGGGCCGAAGGACTCCCCGTCCACGCGCTGGCCTATGACGTGGGGGACAAGGAGTCCATCTACCGGATGGTGGGGGTGGCCACGTCCCTGGTGGGGCCGCTGGACGTGCTGGTGAACAACGCCAGCGTGCTGGGGCCCACGCCGCTGCCCCTGCTCCTGGATACCGCGTGTGAGGACCTCCACCGGGTGCTGGAGGTGAACCTGGTGGGGCCCTTCCGGCTCACGAAGGCGGTGGTGGGCAACATGCTGGTGCGCGGAGGAGGGCTGGTGCTCAACATCAGCTCGGACGCGGCGGTGGCGGCGTATCCCCGGTGGGGCGCGTACAGCGTGTCCAAGAGCGCGCTGGAGCACCTGGGCCGCATCTGGGCCGCGGAGCTGGAGGGCACCGACGTGCGCTTCCTCAGCGTGGACCCCGGAGAGATGGACACGCGGATGCACGCGGAGGCGATGCCGGAGGCCGACTGCGCGACGCTGGCCCGGCCCGAGGACGTGGCCTCGCGCATCATCGCGATGGTGGAGCACCGCGTGGAGACGCTGCCGTCCGGCTCCCACGTCGTGGCCCAGCGCCTGGAGGCCGCATGA
- a CDS encoding S-adenosylmethionine:tRNA ribosyltransferase-isomerase yields MKPARWPVDQPEEGRLLHVEPREGRLTDARVADLPSLLRDGDLLVVNDAATFPASLLGRTQLGERIELRLLSSEPDGTWLAVLFGAGDWRKRTEDRPTPPLLPAGTRFTVVGLPVQVVEVLPPSPRFLRVAFEEEGAGLWSALYQGGRPVQYAHTLAPLSLWHVQTGYGARPWATEAPSAGLPLTWNLLLTLRRRGVRLASLTHATGLSSTGDAALDALLPRPERSDIPATTVAQVEATRAAGGRVVAVGTTVVRALEGRAAMNGGTLVAGESVTDLLLGPGFVPRVVHGLFTGMHEPGTSHFALLQAFCSRTLLREASAHAEARGYLGHEFGDSCLLLDA; encoded by the coding sequence ATGAAGCCCGCGCGCTGGCCGGTGGACCAACCGGAGGAGGGGAGGCTCTTGCACGTGGAGCCTCGGGAGGGGCGCCTCACCGACGCACGCGTGGCGGACCTGCCGTCGCTGCTGCGCGACGGAGACCTGCTGGTGGTGAATGACGCCGCCACGTTCCCCGCGTCGCTCCTGGGACGCACGCAGCTGGGGGAGCGCATCGAGCTGCGCCTGCTGTCGTCCGAGCCGGATGGCACGTGGCTGGCCGTCCTCTTCGGCGCGGGCGACTGGCGCAAGCGCACCGAGGACCGCCCGACGCCGCCCCTCCTGCCGGCCGGGACGCGCTTCACCGTGGTGGGGCTCCCCGTCCAGGTGGTGGAGGTGCTGCCGCCCTCGCCCCGCTTCCTGCGCGTGGCCTTCGAGGAGGAGGGCGCGGGGCTCTGGTCCGCGCTGTACCAGGGAGGCCGCCCCGTGCAGTACGCCCACACGCTGGCGCCGCTGTCCCTGTGGCACGTGCAGACGGGCTATGGCGCGCGGCCCTGGGCCACGGAGGCGCCGTCGGCCGGACTGCCGCTCACCTGGAACCTGCTCCTGACGCTGCGCCGGAGGGGCGTGCGGCTGGCGTCGCTCACCCACGCGACGGGGCTGTCCTCCACGGGGGACGCGGCGCTCGACGCGCTGCTGCCCCGGCCCGAGCGCTCCGACATCCCCGCCACCACGGTGGCGCAGGTGGAGGCCACGCGCGCGGCGGGAGGGCGGGTGGTGGCGGTGGGCACCACGGTGGTGCGCGCGCTGGAGGGCCGCGCGGCGATGAACGGCGGGACGCTGGTGGCGGGCGAGTCGGTGACGGACCTGCTCCTGGGGCCGGGCTTCGTGCCTCGCGTGGTGCACGGCCTCTTCACGGGGATGCACGAGCCGGGCACCAGCCACTTCGCGCTGCTCCAGGCCTTCTGCTCGCGCACGCTCCTGCGCGAGGCGAGCGCCCACGCGGAGGCGCGCGGCTACCTGGGGCACGAGTTCGGAGACTCGTGCCTGCTGCTCGACGCGTGA